Part of the Trichoderma asperellum chromosome 1, complete sequence genome is shown below.
TTAATTCGCAAGTGGTTGATCATTTTGCCACACGAAAAGCCAACATATCAAACGCAAGGATTTCTAAAGGCTATTCATTCTTAGGTGTCCGAGGCGATACTGACGTCTTAGAATATTACAATTGGGTTGAGCAGGACAATGGAGTCCGCCGAATATGGCTGGCAGCTTGCGAAGAGCACGAGACACGATTCAGAGAATTCATGGCGTTtagagagaagatgaagatgccgatTTAAACGAGACGACGAGGATTTTTCTCCcacctttcttcttctttttttctgggtAGGCGTTTGGTCAATAGATTTCAACGAGTAACATGCGATAGCTGAGAGCCATTACGTCCATGGCATTTGCTTAGTTTGGTTTTCCCGGTAAAGAGTTCGATACCCATATCACGGCTGATGCGCAcacttatatatatgtctCGTGTATGTGTGCAATTCAGCATaggtttttttccccccttctgTTTTCCTTCCTActgtttttccttcttatttTATCTGCCTTTATTTTCGTTCTCAAGTTTCTTTGGGAAAGACTTGGGAGGTGTTACTTGATATCAGATGGTCGCTTTCGTTTCCTGGGCAGATTTAGGATTGGCCCGCTTCAGTTGTCTGTGGGAATATGTGTATAATAGAAACAGGCTTACGCCTGAGATGTATATTGGAATGCGTCAGGGCCATACAACGAAGATTTCTCGGTTAATGCAACAGTGGGCACTCGAATTCACTCCCACCTTGCCCCCCCACCCTATCTTTATCGTAGGCTCAAAAGGATGCTACTTCTTCAGATTTGTTTTACTTCATGCCATGTTGGTGGCATCCTCGCAGAGTGCTTTACTTGGCTCGTTACTGTGCAGTCACTTGGTCTTGATTTGCCCAATGAGAGCTTGGAGCCATTCACTTCAGCCTCTTTCCAAGTTTATTTTGGCAGCTTGGATACGCCTGGCAGGTTTAATATTTTACCTACTACACGAATTATTCTATCCCGTTTTCAACGCTCATAGATTCGTGACAGAGAATCTTCACCTTCGCgatcttttttaaagatatttgaTCAAGCAAAGTTACTTTCCATTGCACCATGAACCATGAAACTCCTGAGAAGCCTAGTGCCATCTGGACAGATGAGGCCAAGGTATGCAGCACCACCCTTCATCTATGTGGCTGACTAGGCTAACGAAGATACAATTTTCATAGTTTCAATTCCTTTTGCGAATTGTTGCGCAGCTCAAGGAAGATGGTCGCTCCATCAAATGGGACAAGATAAATCTCCCTGGAAGAACTGTCAAGTCCCTGCAGAACATGTGGACCAAAATCAACAAGCAGATTGCAGATTTCGAGGCGCAAGATAAGAATGGCGAGCCAACGCCAAGAAAGCGAGGTCGGCGTAAGTGATTTGCCGCTTGTATAGCTTGAAATGACCAAGAACTACAATGAGGAGgctaatgtttttttttttttttaacgagGGTtagcgacgaagaagacttcCAAAGGTGTGGATATGGATGGCGGTGCCGTCGATGACGATATCGATATCAAGCAGGAGTTCTTCAAGAAGCGTGGTGCTGAAGGTATGAATCTAGTCGATATCTTAGGCGATGAGTACAATATGTCTACTGACACGACATGGTTCCCTTTTATCTAGAACTAGATGACGAAGAACCCATCCCGGCTCTCAAGAGAGCCAAAGTCAAGACCGAAGCGAATGATACCGTTCGGGTtaagaaggaaaataacAGACAGTACTGATGTCTGGTGTCTTTTACGTCGTCAggcttttggcttttgaTAGTATCAAAGTCATACACATAGCTGGCTGTAGTGGGGACTTTATTATTGTTGTGATGGACTAAGGCGCAGAGAGAAATGTCGGCTGAGGACACGAAGATCTGAATGAGCTATCATAACTGTTGAGCCAACTGTCTTTGAGAGGAATGGGATACTACTAAAGTGTCTTTTGCTGAGCATGGGCCAAGCACCGCTAACATGGACACGACGTCTTCGTTcgtttattagtaaatacaACGCTGCTAGTGTTAGTGCTGCGTCCAGATGCACCTAGGTGAAGATCTTCCACTTTTCTTGCCCCCCTTTCGTCGGGTTCAGGCAGATCAGCAGGCCAGGTTGACAATAGGTCTGAGATTACGCGCAGCGGCATTAGGAGCAACGTCTCCGCATTACAGTGCCCGCAGCAAGCGATGGTGAGGGCGAATGATAGAGCCGCTATCCCCAGGCTGGTTCGACTGGCAATATGCAGGCTTGGTGTTGTGACCCGGCTCCGAGGTCAGATAGGGCGGAGAAGCGTCTAGGTGGGTAGCGCAATATACTACagtatgtaggtaggtacctatgtgcgaaagagagagagagaggccttAACTTGTTGCGAGATATGAGGATGCGAATATGAATACGTTTTGTGCGGGTGTGGGTGTAGGCCTGGGAAATAAGACGGAGATCCGGCGTACCAAACACTCTTCAGTGGTTCCTCTGTATGTAGTAAGACACGAGGCTTTCATACACTGGCAAAAGCCCATCACATACCGGCACTTGCTTCGTACTACTACCCCACGACAAGCAGCCAGAGAGagtgctgctgatgatgctgcagccTAGAAGCGGCAGATGGGCTGTGGACGTGAACTTGAcggggatggggatggggTGGTTCGGAAAGGGGGGAggcgaagagaaaagagggtgTGGGCAATTGCAGGCTTGGGTTTATtgattaattaatctaaCTGCCTTGGTTGGATGATTATACCAAGCTGAACGACGACATAATACTGCTAAGCCAGACCAGGGGGCACTTGGGGTTGAGTTGGGGGCTTACCCTGGAGCTGCATATGCGGGCACCAGGGCAGCGTTTTTGCTGCGCTACGAGGCCTAAAATTGCTGTACGATGGTATAGCGGCGAATAGCAACACCTCTGTTATGATATCTTCATCGTAtgacctactactactacctactatagCCTATAAAGCGCAGCTGAAGGACAAGGGGGGGGCAGCTACTATTGCGGAGCATCAACGCGCCCTGTCCCTCTATAAACCAATAACAGAGCCGGCTTGGCAGCGGTAGGTGAACCCGGATGGACCTGAGGCTCAGCAACGGCTACAAACATTCACTCACCTCGGCGTGTTTGCTTGTGCGTCTTAGTCGTTTTGTTAGCACGTTTAGCACCCTTTTGCGAGCATGGGTTATCGCCATCCACAGTACGATACTAAGTAGCACCAGGTACCAAAGTGCTAGCACTGGCGCTGGTAGCAGTACCGTACCTTAGTACctagcagcagaagcagcggcAGTACGTACCCGCAGCGAAGCCTGCCTGCTGAtccaccttttttttctccacgACTCCAAGTTTGTGCATACCCAGAACCGATTTCCAAAGGACCGACATCACATGGGCCGTTGCTTCACTGCCATTGTCCGTCCACCAccatccttttctctctgcgcctttctccctctcccttcCTCAGCCTTGGGCATCACGCGCTCCGCTGGATCTTGCCGCGTCTTTGATGCGCTGCTACCCTACGCGACACACTGCGCGCAAGTCGCCAATCGCCCTCGCTTTTCCACCCCGCGGCCGAGCGTACAAACGTGAATGCGCCGATTGCCACCTTGGGCTGTATAGATAAAGAGGAGACGAGAGCCAACTTGGAGGATTTGATTTACCGGGATCGCTTTTTTCGCGCTCTTCCTGCGCCTCGCCACGGATAGCCAGTCCTCTTCTAAgataagagaagaagagctggcgACAGAATACCCATCAAAGAAGGAACGAGATCAATCTTATTTCCGCCCCCCGAGCTACTCGGCAAGCCCCGTTTAAGGCTAAGGGGTTAAAGCAGCAAATAAATCGATTAAGAATAAAAGGAGAGATAGAAGAGCATCAACAGGAAACGAGCAACAATGAACGGGACACCAGCTTCAACGGGTGGTAAGAGGAAAGCCGACGGCTCTCTTCAGACCAGCCCTCCGGCAAAGAGGCCAGTCAACGGCAGCAACAAGCCGAGTATCGACACGGATATGACGACTCCCGACATCACCATCGACGATGTCAGCTACGACGACCGCTCCGATGCTGCCAGCGACATTCACCCCGTGGCCATGTATGTTGGCACGCCCGGCAGTTTCGGCGAGTGGCAGGACACCATCCAGAAGGTCGTCCGCAACGTTGTCGCCATTCGATTCTGCCAGACATGCTCCTTCGACACGGATCCTGCACTGACAAGCGAGGCCACCGGCTTTGTCGTTGATTCAGAGAGAGGGTACGTGCGACGCATCCTTGCCCAGTTTTGTAGCTGCCCACTTGGATTGGCAGCCAATCGATGCCAGTAGGAGATCTGATGTGCCAATACTAACATGTTACTGTTTTAGCTACATCATGACAAATCGCCATGTTGTCGGCTCTGGCCCGTTCTGGGGGCACTGCGTCTTTGACAATCACGAAGAAGTCGACTGCTATCCTGTGTACCGCGACCCCATTCACGACTTTGGCATCCTTCGATACGACCCCAAGGCGATTAAGTACATGCACGTGGATGGACTCACGCTAAGTCCAGACCTGGCAAAAGGTGCGTTTATAAATACCGAGGCTGACCGGCGGGAGCGAGGGGATAAGAGGACTAATTTGAGTGTCGTATCTTAGTTGGCACCGAAATCCGCGTCGTCGGTAACGATGCAGGCGAAAAGCTGAGTATCCTTTCCGGTGTCATCAGCCGTCTGGATCGAAACGCGCCCGAGTACGGCGATGGATACAGCGACTTTAATACGTGCTACTACCAGGCaaacgctgctgctagtgGTGGTAGTTCTGGCAGTCCCGTCGTGAATAAGGATGGCAACGCCGTTGCGCTCCAGGCCGGTGGCCGCTCCGATGGCGCCTCTACCGACTATTTCCTGCCCCTTGACCGACCGCTACGCGCACTCCAGTGCATCCAACAGGGCAAACCAGTTACGCGTGGTGATATTCAGTGCCAATTTTTGCTGAAGCCTTTTGACGAGTGCCGCAGGCTAGGACTTACCCCTGAGTGGGAGTCGGCGACGCGGAAGGCTTTCCCGGAGGAAACCAACATGCTGGTTGCTGAAATTGTCCTGCCCTCTGGGCCTTCCGATGGCAAGATTGAAGAGGGTGACGTTCTCATCAAGGTCAATGGCGAGCTGCTTACCCAGTTCATCCGCCTCGACGACATCCTAGACTCAAACGTGGGCAACAGTATCAAGTTTCACTTGCAACGTGGAGGAGAGGACATCGAGGTCGATATCGAAGTTGGCGATCTTCACAAGATTACGCCAGATCGCTTCGTGACCGTCGCTGGGGCGAGCTTCCACGACATTTCCTACCAGCAGGCCAGGCTTTATGGCGTGGCTGTCAAGGGAGTGTACATCTGCGAGGCCGCAGGATCTTTCCGGTTCGACAACACGGACAACGGCTTCATCGTGCAGTCTGTCGACCAGAAGGCAGTGCCCGATCTGGATACGTTTATCGAGGTGTTGAAGCAAATCCCTGACAAGGCGCGGGTGGTGGTCAAGTATAAGCACCTGCGCGATCTGCACACGCTCAACACGACCATTGTATATATCGACCGTCACTGGTCGGCTAAGATGAAACT
Proteins encoded:
- a CDS encoding uncharacterized protein (EggNog:ENOG41), with the translated sequence MNHETPEKPSAIWTDEAKFQFLLRIVAQLKEDGRSIKWDKINLPGRTVKSLQNMWTKINKQIADFEAQDKNGEPTPRKRGRPTKKTSKGVDMDGGAVDDDIDIKQEFFKKRGAEELDDEEPIPALKRAKVKTEANDTVRVKKENNRQY